Within Paenibacillus sabinae T27, the genomic segment GACGAGGATCTTTAAGTGAACCTTTTTGCTGCCGGAATTAAAGGGCGCCCTGCTCTCCAAATAGGCTCCGCTCTTGTCGGGCTGACCGGTAAAGGCCCGGTTGACATAGGTGTAGCCGCCTTCCGCAAAAACGCCCACATCGACATGGCGCTGCTTATCGGCGGATTCACGGAGTCTTAAACCGACATTCTTCAGCTCCGACCATGAGATGTCCGCGTCCAGCTGATACGAATCCCCGGCTACATCAAGCGTTCTTGTGCCGTCAACCTCGAGCTTAGGATAGGATCTTGCTGCATGGGGCAATTGCTCCAAAGCTTGAACCGGCTGCGAGACGAGGGTATACGTATCACCGGCCTGCTTCAGCTTGATTTGACGGACGATCGAATCCGTTCCGTTAAATCCTTCCTTAAGCGTCGGCGTGTTGTTAGGGTAGTCCCAATTATTCATCCAGCCCAGCGCGTAACGGTGGCTGAGCTTGTCTTCGCCAGGCCCCTCTTCAAACGTAACCGCCGCATACCAGTCAAAGCCGTAATCGAGCCACTGCGGTTCCTTGCGGTCCGGGACAAATTCCTTACCGTTAAAGTCTCCGGTCCAATAAGCATAGGTATTCGGTTTCCCCGCCGGCTTCCCGTTGGCGCTAACCCCGAGTATCCACCTATAGCTCCCGTCATCCGCCCGCATCAAATATAGGTCAGGGCATTCCACAAGCCCGATATTTTCTGTATTAAAACCGCTGATGTAACGCCAATCTTTCAAATTGGAGGACTCGTAAAAGCCCACTTTGCTTCCTTCCGCCATCGTCATGATCCATTTCCTGGACTGATCCTCCCAGATGATCTTGGGATCGCGGAAATCATGAGTCCCCGGATTGGGCAGCACAGGCTTGCTGCTGTAGGAGCTGAATGTTTTTCCACTATTGGTGCTGTACCATAAATATTGTTCCTGCTTCCCTCCATCCGCGGAAGGCTGGGTTACAAGTGCCACAAGCGCCCCATTGCCGAAGCCTGCCGTATTGTCTGTATCGACGACGACCGAGCCTGACCACGGATCGCCGTTTTGATTCGTATATTTTGGAATGGCCACACCTTCATCCTGCCAATGTACCAAGTCCGTGGAGGTCGCGTGCCGCCACTCCGTGCCGTTGCCTTTCGGGTAGTCCTTATTGTAGAGATAATAGTAATGATATTTGCCATCGAAATAAATCGGCCGCTGCGGGTCGTTCATCCATTTGTCGGGAGTTGTGAAATGATAGCTCGCCCGGTAGGTTGGCTGTTGAGGAGCAAGAGGAGTTTCTTCATTCACACTAGTCTTCTCCTTGCTGTCCTTGGGATAATTAGCAATTAAAGGTCCCCCGGCCAAAGCGGCTAAAAAAACAACCCATATTACAAATCGCCGTATCCATGTTTTCTTGTTGTTCAAAGATACACCCCGCTTATGAAAAAAAAGAAAATGCCAATGTAACATCGACATTTTCTTTTCTTTAATTATAACGTCTAACCTGTTGTTACTTGATTGTCAATTGTCCTTGTTCAAGGATGCTGTCTTTGACAACCGAAGTTTTGGAGCCTTTAATGTTTACCACGAAGCTTGGAGCAAAGGTGGACTTGTGATCCTCATAGAGACCTCTGTTCGTCATGTAGCTTGTGATGACCACATTATCACTGTCAGCTTGCGGAACGGCAAAGTGGGAGTAAGACCAAGTAACGTCTTTCGGATCAAGATCCATGCTCAGGACAAGGCCGCTG encodes:
- a CDS encoding glycoside hydrolase family 32 protein, with translation MSMLHWHFLFFHKRGVSLNNKKTWIRRFVIWVVFLAALAGGPLIANYPKDSKEKTSVNEETPLAPQQPTYRASYHFTTPDKWMNDPQRPIYFDGKYHYYYLYNKDYPKGNGTEWRHATSTDLVHWQDEGVAIPKYTNQNGDPWSGSVVVDTDNTAGFGNGALVALVTQPSADGGKQEQYLWYSTNSGKTFSSYSSKPVLPNPGTHDFRDPKIIWEDQSRKWIMTMAEGSKVGFYESSNLKDWRYISGFNTENIGLVECPDLYLMRADDGSYRWILGVSANGKPAGKPNTYAYWTGDFNGKEFVPDRKEPQWLDYGFDWYAAVTFEEGPGEDKLSHRYALGWMNNWDYPNNTPTLKEGFNGTDSIVRQIKLKQAGDTYTLVSQPVQALEQLPHAARSYPKLEVDGTRTLDVAGDSYQLDADISWSELKNVGLRLRESADKQRHVDVGVFAEGGYTYVNRAFTGQPDKSGAYLESRAPFNSGSKKVHLKILVDKTSIEVFVDDGAVVYSSVIFPDLNDKGITLFTDGGKAVFDNLVIRQYGQN